The Rissa tridactyla isolate bRisTri1 chromosome 1, bRisTri1.patW.cur.20221130, whole genome shotgun sequence DNA segment AGGGCCCGGCCGGCAGCGCGCCATGCCGCTCTTCGGCAGCACCTTCAGCCCGAAGAAGACCCCCCCTAGGAAATGCGCCTCTCTCTCCAACCTGCATCTGGTGAGTGCCCCGCGATTGCGGTGGGAAGGGTCGGTGGGCAAGCAGGGGTGGGCCTGTGTATGCCCGAGCGCCATAGCCCTTAGAAgagctcccttcctcccttcctcctgtgcctctTTCCTCACTGGTGGCCAGACACGAatccccacagcattctcctggagaagctggctgcccatggcttgggtGGGCATATGCTTCGCTGGGTGAAAATcaggctggatggccaggcccagagggttGTGGTGCATGGGGTTAAATCCatttggcggctggtcacaagtgatattccccagggctcagtattggggctggttctgtttaatatctttatcaacaacctggatgaggggatggagtgcaccctcagtaagtttgcaccAATTTGGGAGGGAGTGTTgtgtctgcttgagggtaggacggctctacagagggatctggacaggctggatcaatgggccaaggccaatggtatgaggttcaacaaggccaagtgccgagtcctgcacttgtgtcacaacaaccccatgcagcgctacaggcttgaggaagagtagctagagagctgcctgggggaaaaggacctTGGGGGTGTTCGTCAattgccagctgaatatgagccagcagtgtgcccaggtggccaagaaggccaacagcatccaggcctgtatcaggaatagcatggccagcaggacaagggaagggattgtccccctgtactcagcactggtgaggccacacctggaatactatgttcagttttgggctcctcactagaagaaagacattgagatgctggagtgtgtccagagaagggtaacaaagctggtgaggggtctggaaaacaagtcctgtgaggagcggctgagggaactggggtggttcagcctggagaaaaggaggctgaggggagaccttatcactctctacaactacctgaaaggaggctgtagcgaagtgggggttggtctcccaagtaacaagtgataggacaagagtaaatggcctcaagttgtaccaggggaggtttagattggatattaggaaaaatttcttcacggaaagggttgtcaagcattgtaacaggctgcccagggaagtggttgaatccccatccctggaggtatttaaaagacgggtagacgtggtgctgagagacatggtttagtggtagttttggcaatgttaggttaatggatggactcgatggtcttaaaggtcccttccgtagacgattccatggttctatgaaGGTAAAAATGGAATAGCTCAGGGAAGGATCATCATCACCCCACCCACAGCCAAGAACTGTTTCACCTAAAACTTCTCACCAATGGTCTCTCAGCCTGGGGAGATGAGTATATGTTAGGGTGGGAGAAAATGCAGGCATGGTAATGAGAGGAACTGGTCCTCTATTGCAGCAGTTCATGGCTAAAATTAGGGTTTCAGGCTCCAGGACCAGTTGGACCAGCAGCTTCCATTGGAATGCCAGTCAGCAAGAAATGGGAAAGCAGGGGCTGGCTTTGGATTTCTGTCCAGCGCTGAGTGTGatctcctccctgcagctggatAGATCGACCCGTGAGATTGAGCTGGGCCTGGAGTACGGCATCCCCACCATGAACCTTGCTGGCCAGAGCCTGAAGTTTGAAAACGGCCAGTGGGTGGCAGGTAGAGTGCAGCTCAGCTTGCTTTGATCTGAAGTAGTCACGGTTGGCTGACAGTCCCTATTATgacctctttcctttctttccttccagaatCAGGAAGCTTCACGGGGGATCGCAGGGAAATGCAGCGCTTGCGGAAACGAAACCAGCAGCTAGAGGAAGAAAACAACCTCCTTCGGCTGAAAGTGGACATTCTGCTGGACATGGTGAGTCTTTGCCCAACTGCCACCTGCCCGTGGCAGCGGGAATGCCCAAGCAAAGGGTGCTGGGACCGCCAGAGGAGCCCCTTGTCGCTGCATCCCGCTCTTTCCGCTTTACGCTGCTATGCAAGACAAGTGTAACAGCAACGTGACTGTGGGAGTAAAGTCTAAGCTCCTCTGCGAGAAGAGGGGAAGGTTCccccctgcagcagagctgggcgtTTGTGAACGCTGTGGCTGATTAGAGAGGAGCCCCTGCAAGTGCCctgtctcctctttccctttctgcctgGAGTACGGCATTTTTCTTGCCCCTCTGGCCTCTGCCCTAACTCTGAAACCGAGTTACAGTCACCCTCTCTGGTCACAGAAGATTAAAGCTTCCATCTGCTCTGACAAGAGGTGGAACATCTATTCTATGCGTAAACCTATGGATGAGAGAATTCCCAAGCCCTAAGTAAACCGAAATTCAACCTTACCGAGAGATCACAGGTTTCGTGCTTAAAACCTGGAGACACTTTCAGTCTCAGTCTGTCAAGTGGTTTAGCCTTTATGTCAGTCCAAACAAACACTTACTTATTCCTTCATCATTTTCCTTCCTTATGCTCTTCCTGTGTTTTAAAACTGGCTTTTGTGGCTGGAGCCCTTAGCAGAAGCCTCAGCCACTCTCCAGGTTTTCCAGGCGAGCTCAGGGAAGTGCGAAATCTCGGCTTCCCCCTCGCTCAAACAGGAACCAATTCCCTCAGGCCATAAATCTCGGCAACCTCCCTGGAAAGGTTGCGCTGTGAAATTCATAAAGCTTCTGAGGCACAAATGTCACGACACAAGGTGCTTCTCCAGAAGGAGAGCCATCCCTGATCCCTTCTGGGGGCTTTCCTGACCTGCCAGGTGCTCCCAAGGTGTGCGACAGGCTGCGAGGCCAGAGGTCCGGCGTTGGCCCCGCAGCCGTGGCACAGGGGGGAagctttgacatggtcccccacaacatccttctctctaagttggagagataacggatttgatgggtggactgttcggtggataaggaactggctggatggtcacaacGTCCAGATGGAGaagggtgacaagtggtgtccctgaGGGATCCgatccgtattgggaccagtgctgttcaatatcttcatcaatgatttagacagtgggatcaagtgcaccctcagcaagtttgtcgaTGACACCAGGCTGAATGGTGCGgttgatgtgccagagggacaggatgtcatccagagggacctggatgagctagagaggtgggcctaagcaaaccttatgaagttcaacaaggccaagtgcaaggtcctacacttgggtcgggacaatcctcgttatcaatacaggctgggggatgatgtgatagagagcagccctgtggaaaaggacttgggggtactggtggatgaaaagctggacatgagccaacaatgtgtacttgcaacccagaaggccaatggcatcctgggctgcatcaaaagaagcgtggccagcagatccagagaggtgatgctccccctctgctctgctctcgtgagaccccacctggagtactatgtccagctctggaaccctcacacaagaaggacatggacctgttagagcgggtccagaggagggccatgaagatgatctgagggctggagcatctctcctgtgaagacaggctaagagagttgggtctgttcagcctggagaagagaaggctccggggagaccttatagcggcctctcagtacctgaagggggcctacaagaaagctggggaggggctgtttgcaagggcaggtagcgataggacgaggagcaatggctttaaactagagcagggtaggcttagattagacattaggaagaagttcttacaatgagggtggtgagacactggaacaatttgcccggagaggtggtggaggccccattcctggagacattcaaggccaggcttgatgaggctctgggcaatctgatctagttaaagatgtccctgcttactgcggggggggttggactaggtgacctttaaaggtcccttccaacccaacacatcctatgattctaagctGACTCTTGTCATCGCTCGCGGTTGTGTTGCAGCTCTCCGAGACCACGGCCGAGTCCCACCTGatggagaaggagctggaggaactGAAGAGCCACAGCCGGAGGAGGAAGTGAAGAAGTGGTGGCCGGAGGATGGGGAAGGCGAGGAGGCCAGCTGGGAGCCCCCTCGCCCTCTTGGTGCTGCGCATAGGTACTTCGTTCCACGGCACCGCCAGGAGCGAGGTGCCTCTGCTGTCGTGTGGTGCTGCAGGTTGGATGCCCCAGCGAGTCACGCCGACACGCTGCTCGTTAACGCTGCCGCCACGCTGCTCATTAATGCTCGCCTTGGTTCTCTTGACCTCGACGCCTTTCCTCACCCCAGCCCGGCAGCCGGTACCCCTTTTCCTAAGGTGGCCTGACAGCAGGCGGTGGGGAAGCTCCAtctgcggggcggggggtggtcgcctccctgcctgctctgctccaaaGCACAGGGAGACCCCCGACCCCCACGAATCCCTCCCCTCGGGTGAGCGCGGCGGCTCCTACGAGCTTCCCTGCTCGCCTTTGGCCAGCAGCGTGGCGGGGGCGCTTCTTCTCAAGGGTTTTGCAtacttcacattaaaaaaaatcttacattttaaaCCAGATTCTACGGGTGTTTGTTATGTAAAGGGTCGTCCTGCGAGACGAGGGGGGAACGGGGCGGGGAACAGGGACCTCCCCGCGGAGGGTGGCGGCCGGCGGTCCTCCCGGCCGCTAGAGGGCACTGCCTGCCCCCGAGCCCGGGTGGCGGGAGCACTGCCCCGCTTCCGGCGGCGCTCCGCCCGCCCTTCCGCTTCCGCTGGCTCGCCGCCCCCTCCGTCCCTGTCAGGTGGTGATGGCGGCCGCTGCGTCCCTGTCTCCCGAGGAGCTGCTGCCCAAGGGCGGCGCGGGCAAGGCCGAGGAGCTGGAGGacgagctggaggaggaggaggatgacgaGGAGGTAGCGGGGCGGCGGGaagggccgggggaggcgggccGGGCGGGGTGACCCCGGCGGGGCCGCAGGGGCGGGCCGGGCCTGACGCGCTGCGATGCCGCCCGCAGCTGGACGAGACGCTGGCGGAGCGGCTGTGGGGGCTGACGGAGATGTTCCCCGAGAGCGTCCGCTCGGCGGCCGGAGCCACCTTCGACCTGTCTCTGACGGTAGCGCAGAAGATGTACCGGtgagggagcggcggggccgggccggggcgggcgggagtCCCGCGGCAGCGGGGCCCTGTGGGGGCGGGGCGGCTCCGCCGGCTTCCGCTGCGGCTTTGGCCGACGGTAGcgcggcgaggggcggcggggccgccgtcTTTGTTCCTCGGCGTGTTCCTCCCCCTAATTCCGAAGGTGGCGGCTCGGGGTTGGAACTGGGGGGAGGCTTTTGTGTGAGGCACGGAGAGAAAACCCGGGAGAAGCCCCGTGCCTTTAAGAAGCAGCTAAGGAACCGTTCCTTATTCCTAATGCGATTTCTCCTGCCTAGATTCTCCAGGGCAGCTCTGTGGATTGGGACCACCTCCTTCATGATTCTGGTTCTTCCTGTCGTCTTCGAAACTGAAAAACTGCAGAtggagcaacagcagcagctgcagcagcgacAGGTGAGGCGGGaaccccccagccctctcccaccgCCCTTCAGAGCCAGCTCGGGGTACCTGCACCTACTCCCAGTTACCGGCTGCTGAGGGAGCTTACGGAGCAAAGTGCAATTTGTTATACGTTGTGGCCCCATTCATCCCACTGGATGTTCCAATGGGATGATCCTGCTGATTCCCAGTAACAGGCTGGCAGCAAACTCTGGAGAACGCAACCTGGCTTTCGCTGGGCTGAAATCCACAGCGAGGGCTGCACACAGGCCTCTCGCAGCAATGCCAGCACCCGCCCCGTTTGCATTTGGTGTGGTTGAGCATTAAATTTGGTTGCCACAGCAGGGGAGGAACCGATGTTACAAAATGCTGCCAGTACCTTTGGTGTCCTGCCGAGTagcgaggggaggggagggcagggcagggcagcgcggggcaGCTGCCCCGTGTCCTTGCAGCCCCACAACTGACCATTTTCCTTCCAGATCCTCCTCGGACCCAACACGGGGCTCTCGGGGGGA contains these protein-coding regions:
- the CBY1 gene encoding protein chibby homolog 1 yields the protein MPLFGSTFSPKKTPPRKCASLSNLHLLDRSTREIELGLEYGIPTMNLAGQSLKFENGQWVAESGSFTGDRREMQRLRKRNQQLEEENNLLRLKVDILLDMLSETTAESHLMEKELEELKSHSRRRK
- the TOMM22 gene encoding mitochondrial import receptor subunit TOM22 homolog, which codes for MAAAASLSPEELLPKGGAGKAEELEDELEEEEDDEELDETLAERLWGLTEMFPESVRSAAGATFDLSLTVAQKMYRFSRAALWIGTTSFMILVLPVVFETEKLQMEQQQQLQQRQILLGPNTGLSGGMPGALPPLSGKI